The Chelatococcus sp. HY11 genome includes a window with the following:
- a CDS encoding MBL fold metallo-hydrolase, producing the protein MLTLTSLGAAGTVTGSKHLLTHDGHRILIDCGLFQGLKNLRELNWEKLPVHPGAIDAVILTHAHLDHSGYLPRLVRDGFRGSIYATEATRDVAELILMDSAFLQEKDAEFLNRHHLSKHTPALPLYGAQDARRAIEQFSIVPFGKTISLPNGLTLRFRHAGHILGAAHAEIHWGGRSLVFSGDIGRYDDALFPDPVSDGEPDYIMVESTYGDRVHPAEDPAEALGAIAERTVKRGGTLVIPAFAVGRAQQLLYYFWRLKRAGRIASTPIFLDSPMAIDATEMMCRHPREHKLDHATCREAFGIAQYTNDVEASKAITANRYPKIVIAASGMATGGRVLHHLKTFGPDPRCTILLSGFQAPGTRGRTLEQGAKDLKIHGNWVPINAEVAQLDMLSAHADSNELMRWLSGFKRAPRRVFIVHGEPEASEALRVRIERELRWPSVVPRQNQEFHL; encoded by the coding sequence ATGTTAACATTAACTTCACTCGGCGCAGCAGGAACCGTAACCGGGTCGAAACATCTCCTGACACACGACGGCCACCGCATCCTTATCGACTGCGGGCTGTTCCAGGGGCTCAAGAACCTGCGTGAGTTGAATTGGGAGAAGCTTCCGGTTCATCCGGGGGCGATCGACGCGGTCATCCTGACGCACGCTCATCTCGACCATTCCGGATACCTGCCCCGACTCGTCAGGGACGGTTTTCGTGGCAGCATCTACGCAACGGAGGCGACGCGGGACGTTGCCGAGTTGATTCTAATGGACAGTGCCTTTCTGCAGGAGAAAGACGCCGAGTTCCTGAACAGACATCACCTGTCGAAGCATACCCCCGCCTTGCCCCTCTATGGTGCGCAAGACGCACGGCGGGCCATTGAGCAATTTTCGATCGTGCCATTTGGCAAGACTATTTCTCTGCCCAATGGCCTGACGCTGCGCTTCCGACACGCCGGCCACATCCTAGGCGCCGCGCACGCCGAGATTCATTGGGGCGGCCGCAGCCTGGTTTTCTCAGGTGACATCGGGCGCTACGACGATGCGCTGTTTCCCGATCCCGTATCAGATGGGGAGCCCGACTATATCATGGTCGAATCAACCTATGGCGATCGGGTCCATCCGGCGGAGGATCCGGCCGAGGCGCTCGGCGCGATCGCGGAACGCACCGTGAAGCGTGGCGGCACGCTCGTGATACCGGCCTTTGCCGTCGGCCGGGCCCAACAGCTTCTCTACTATTTCTGGAGACTGAAGCGGGCAGGGCGCATCGCCTCCACGCCAATCTTCCTCGATAGCCCAATGGCTATCGACGCAACAGAGATGATGTGCCGACACCCGCGCGAACATAAACTCGACCATGCGACATGCCGGGAAGCCTTCGGTATCGCCCAGTATACCAACGATGTTGAGGCTTCGAAGGCAATCACGGCGAACCGATACCCGAAGATCGTCATCGCTGCCTCCGGCATGGCGACGGGAGGGCGCGTGTTGCACCATCTCAAGACATTTGGCCCCGATCCGAGATGCACGATCCTGCTTTCCGGTTTCCAGGCTCCCGGAACACGCGGGCGTACGCTGGAGCAAGGGGCGAAGGACCTCAAAATCCATGGCAATTGGGTGCCGATCAATGCAGAGGTCGCACAACTGGACATGCTCTCGGCTCATGCCGACAGCAATGAGCTGATGCGTTGGCTCTCTGGCTTCAAGCGCGCGCCCCGGCGTGTGTTCATTGTCCACGGCGAGCCGGAAGCTTCCGAGGCGCTCCGTGTCCGGATCGAGCGCGAACTGCGCTGGCCGAGTGTGGTGCCACGGCAGAACCAGGAGTTTCACCTGTAG
- a CDS encoding cation-translocating P-type ATPase has translation MKRVSFDFQTVMSAIAVLGMMLAVAGTWPPAEGLSILRSPGLAMVYLAGGLPATWSALTALWRDHILDIDLLMVVAAVAAAIVGAPFEGAVLLTLFSVSTTLEHQALGRARRAVEALMALRPETAFRKRDDGTVVEVPAAELAVGDVVVLRPGARVPTDGVILHGRSGIDEANITGESMPVSKEPGDQVFEATVNLDGVLDMTVTRTVGDSTIARMIQLVTEAQEAKAPSERFSAWFGQRYTVGVLLGSALALAVFYWLGRDWEQALYKAATLLVAASPCAIVISVPAAILSALSAAARGGVLFKGGGALEMLAAVDTFAFDKTGTLTNGRAEVTRIVALDGEDRRFLSLLAGLEAHSEHHIAAAIRREALVHGVEPAVVVDVTSHPSAGIVGYDAFGPIWAGNAHLVEDMGASVDDPAFRELADSSQTVVYLGRGATVLGAVSVADEARASSAPALAALRTGGVNRIVMMTGDRRPVALRIGAELGLAPDEVHAEMLPQDKVLQVGDLARDGKVAFVGDGVNDAAALARADVGIAMGAAGSDVALQAADVALLSEDMKKLADAHRLARRTAVIIQQNLVVAIGAMLLLVTGGLFFDLPLPLAVIGHEGGTVLVVMNGLRLLSDKIRSGDGSAAVQRRPDPPSSDSEALRTRAASPTSP, from the coding sequence ATGAAACGCGTGTCGTTCGATTTCCAGACCGTCATGTCGGCAATTGCGGTCCTCGGGATGATGCTGGCCGTCGCCGGGACCTGGCCGCCGGCGGAAGGCCTTTCCATTCTAAGATCTCCCGGTCTGGCGATGGTCTATTTGGCCGGAGGGCTTCCGGCCACCTGGAGCGCCCTGACGGCGTTGTGGCGCGATCATATCCTAGACATCGATCTGCTGATGGTCGTCGCGGCCGTTGCGGCGGCCATCGTCGGGGCGCCGTTCGAAGGCGCGGTGCTGCTGACGTTGTTCAGCGTGTCGACCACGCTCGAACATCAGGCTTTGGGACGCGCACGCCGGGCTGTTGAGGCGCTCATGGCGCTCCGGCCGGAGACGGCTTTCCGCAAAAGGGACGATGGCACCGTCGTGGAGGTTCCCGCTGCGGAGCTTGCCGTCGGCGATGTGGTGGTGCTGCGTCCGGGCGCACGTGTGCCGACCGACGGTGTGATCCTGCATGGCCGCAGCGGCATCGACGAGGCCAACATCACCGGTGAATCCATGCCGGTCTCGAAGGAGCCGGGCGACCAGGTCTTCGAGGCGACAGTCAATCTTGACGGGGTCCTTGACATGACCGTCACCAGGACGGTCGGCGACAGCACGATCGCGCGCATGATCCAGCTCGTCACCGAGGCTCAGGAAGCGAAGGCGCCATCCGAGCGCTTCAGCGCGTGGTTCGGCCAGCGTTATACCGTCGGCGTCCTGCTGGGCTCCGCTCTGGCCCTTGCGGTCTTCTATTGGCTTGGCCGCGACTGGGAGCAGGCCCTCTACAAGGCCGCGACGCTGCTGGTCGCCGCCAGTCCCTGCGCGATCGTCATATCGGTCCCGGCTGCGATCCTGTCGGCGCTCTCTGCCGCGGCGCGAGGCGGCGTGCTGTTCAAGGGGGGCGGTGCGCTCGAAATGCTCGCCGCTGTCGATACCTTCGCGTTCGACAAGACCGGGACCCTGACCAATGGACGTGCAGAGGTCACGCGCATTGTCGCCCTGGATGGTGAGGATCGCCGTTTCCTTTCGCTTCTTGCCGGACTGGAAGCGCATTCCGAGCATCACATCGCTGCCGCCATCCGTCGTGAGGCCCTGGTTCATGGCGTTGAGCCGGCAGTGGTCGTGGACGTGACGTCGCATCCGAGCGCCGGCATCGTCGGCTACGATGCCTTCGGCCCGATATGGGCCGGTAACGCTCACCTCGTCGAGGACATGGGCGCCTCCGTCGATGATCCGGCGTTCCGGGAACTCGCCGACAGTTCTCAGACCGTGGTCTATCTCGGGCGCGGTGCGACCGTTCTGGGGGCGGTCAGTGTTGCGGACGAAGCAAGAGCCAGCTCAGCCCCAGCGCTGGCCGCGCTTCGCACCGGTGGCGTCAACCGCATCGTCATGATGACCGGCGACCGCAGGCCGGTGGCGTTGCGCATCGGCGCGGAGCTCGGCCTTGCTCCCGACGAGGTTCATGCCGAGATGCTGCCGCAGGACAAGGTGCTCCAGGTCGGCGACCTCGCGCGTGATGGCAAGGTCGCTTTCGTCGGCGATGGCGTCAACGATGCCGCCGCATTGGCTCGCGCCGACGTCGGCATCGCGATGGGAGCGGCGGGGTCGGACGTCGCACTGCAGGCCGCCGACGTCGCCCTGTTGTCGGAAGACATGAAGAAGCTGGCCGATGCGCACCGGCTGGCACGGCGGACGGCCGTCATCATCCAACAGAATCTCGTCGTCGCGATCGGCGCCATGCTGCTGCTTGTGACTGGCGGTCTGTTCTTCGACCTGCCGCTTCCGCTCGCGGTGATCGGACACGAAGGCGGTACCGTTCTGGTTGTGATGAACGGTTTGCGCCTTTTGTCCGACAAGATCCGCAGCGGTGATGGAAGTGCTGCCGTTCAACGCCGGCCCGATCCTCCATCTTCTGACAGCGAGGCGCTTCGAACTCGGGCCGCATCGCCCACCTCGCCATGA
- a CDS encoding DUF6448 family protein: MYLLIVMLVALAAFAAVVFYPRRVSAHCDTMDGPTVKDGKLALERNDLNYALKWIAADDTEELRKIFAQSIKVRALGPDAEDLADRFFLESLVRIHRAGEGAPFEGLKPSGTPVDEKIVVADKCVETGVLGPLIELVAPNAVDELKHRFAKVMSLKNYDPDDVDGGRAYVQAYVSFFKFAEGEDHDHHRHDVHGLHHH; this comes from the coding sequence ATGTACTTGCTGATCGTCATGCTAGTGGCGTTGGCTGCTTTTGCGGCTGTTGTTTTTTATCCTCGAAGAGTCAGCGCTCATTGCGACACTATGGACGGACCGACTGTCAAGGATGGAAAGCTGGCACTGGAGCGCAATGATCTCAACTATGCACTGAAGTGGATTGCGGCCGACGATACCGAAGAGTTGCGCAAGATTTTTGCCCAGAGCATCAAGGTGCGCGCGCTTGGACCAGATGCTGAGGATTTGGCTGACCGGTTCTTCCTGGAGAGCCTAGTAAGAATCCACCGCGCCGGCGAAGGCGCTCCCTTCGAGGGCCTGAAGCCCTCCGGCACGCCTGTCGATGAGAAGATCGTCGTAGCCGATAAGTGTGTAGAGACTGGGGTCCTAGGCCCGTTGATTGAGCTAGTCGCTCCTAACGCCGTCGATGAGTTGAAGCATCGGTTTGCAAAAGTGATGAGCCTCAAAAACTACGATCCTGACGACGTGGACGGCGGGCGCGCTTATGTTCAGGCATATGTAAGTTTTTTCAAGTTCGCGGAGGGTGAGGATCATGATCATCATAGACACGATGTTCATGGGTTACATCATCATTAG
- a CDS encoding MgtC/SapB family protein, with the protein MDTDALLSRLAVSLSIGLLIGLERGWHTRNEEDHQRAAGLRTFALTGLTGGITGALARQFDSGLVIGLVFLGFTAAFASYHWLEARAERNYSATSVIAGIATFLLGTLAVVGDLAAAIAGAVATAVLLALREPLHRWVASLSWNEIRSGLTLLAMTFLMLPILPNRPVDPWGTVNPYEIWLLTILIAAVSFAGYVAVRVFGDRLGVLMTAIAGGLASSTATTLTLARLARRHPESSTLLSCGVLLSGLTMIIRVAVVATALNPSLIPHLKWPLLIGGGVLAIGAGLLLMQSRDSSEQLGLTITNPLELVPALKMGTLITVVMVVSHLLQQSFGNAGVLVTAAASGIADVDAISISMARLASHSIEPGLAADAILIAVAMNTLVKAVMAAWVGGSRIGGPVGALSVLGLAAGMAASLYLGRS; encoded by the coding sequence ATGGACACTGACGCCCTGCTCAGCCGCCTTGCGGTATCTCTTTCGATCGGTCTGCTGATCGGCCTGGAGCGTGGATGGCATACCCGCAACGAGGAAGACCATCAGCGCGCGGCAGGTCTACGAACGTTCGCGCTGACCGGTCTCACTGGCGGCATTACCGGCGCTTTGGCCCGGCAATTCGACTCAGGCCTTGTGATCGGTCTTGTCTTCCTCGGGTTCACCGCGGCATTCGCCTCCTACCACTGGCTCGAAGCGCGGGCCGAACGAAATTACAGCGCGACATCCGTCATCGCCGGCATAGCCACGTTCCTGTTGGGAACGCTTGCCGTCGTCGGCGACCTTGCAGCCGCCATCGCCGGGGCTGTTGCCACGGCTGTGCTGCTTGCCCTGCGCGAGCCGTTGCATCGTTGGGTCGCATCGCTGAGCTGGAATGAGATCCGGTCGGGCCTGACGCTTCTGGCCATGACCTTTCTCATGCTGCCAATCCTGCCGAACAGGCCGGTCGATCCCTGGGGCACCGTCAATCCATATGAGATCTGGTTGCTGACCATCCTGATCGCCGCGGTCTCCTTCGCCGGCTACGTCGCCGTCCGCGTGTTTGGGGACCGCCTTGGCGTCCTGATGACGGCAATTGCGGGCGGCCTCGCCTCTTCGACAGCGACGACCTTGACCCTGGCAAGGCTTGCCCGCCGGCACCCGGAGTCCAGCACGCTGCTTTCCTGCGGCGTGCTTCTTTCCGGCTTGACCATGATCATCCGCGTTGCAGTCGTGGCGACGGCCTTGAACCCAAGCTTGATTCCGCATCTCAAATGGCCGTTGCTCATCGGCGGTGGCGTGCTCGCCATCGGCGCCGGGCTCCTACTAATGCAGAGTCGCGACTCTTCTGAGCAGCTGGGCCTTACGATCACCAACCCGCTGGAATTGGTGCCTGCCCTGAAAATGGGGACGCTCATCACCGTGGTCATGGTGGTGTCGCATCTGCTTCAACAGTCATTCGGAAATGCCGGCGTCCTGGTGACAGCCGCCGCTTCGGGCATCGCCGATGTGGATGCGATTTCGATCTCCATGGCCCGCCTGGCGTCGCATTCGATCGAGCCCGGTCTTGCGGCAGATGCGATCCTGATCGCCGTGGCCATGAATACACTTGTCAAAGCCGTGATGGCGGCATGGGTCGGAGGCTCAAGGATCGGCGGGCCCGTCGGCGCCCTTAGCGTGCTCGGCCTTGCGGCCGGCATGGCAGCGTCTCTGTATCTTGGCCGTTCGTGA
- the lepB gene encoding signal peptidase I encodes MSTTIVVGFALMLGAILGATVHRWIFFVIRIQSWSMCPTLMPGQFALVTRVYSERSIARGHIVVAASDELGLMIIKRVIGTPGDVIDIDGSGRIKVNNLVLVEPYIETWAGPAGTFIVPPQHVLLLGDNRSQSIDSRQWQRPFLPVTAIRGRLVFKTRRC; translated from the coding sequence GTGAGCACGACGATTGTCGTTGGGTTCGCCCTCATGCTCGGCGCCATCCTTGGTGCCACAGTACATCGCTGGATCTTCTTTGTTATAAGGATCCAATCTTGGTCAATGTGTCCGACGCTGATGCCGGGTCAATTCGCGCTGGTCACCCGTGTATATAGCGAAAGGTCGATTGCGCGGGGACACATTGTTGTTGCCGCTTCAGATGAGCTCGGCTTGATGATCATCAAGAGGGTTATCGGTACACCCGGAGACGTAATCGACATTGATGGAAGCGGTCGTATCAAGGTCAATAATCTTGTTCTCGTTGAACCTTATATCGAAACGTGGGCGGGGCCGGCTGGCACCTTCATCGTTCCGCCACAGCATGTTCTCCTGTTGGGTGATAATCGATCCCAGTCCATCGATAGCCGGCAGTGGCAGCGACCATTCCTCCCCGTGACAGCAATTCGAGGGCGTCTGGTTTTCAAAACTCGCCGTTGCTGA
- a CDS encoding DUF465 domain-containing protein yields the protein MSNTPHTLGDEFPDQMDAIHALKAKSPEFAHVLTEYDAVNDKIHRSETRLDAISEAAEADLRRQRLMLKDKIVASLRNA from the coding sequence TTGTCGAATACACCTCACACTCTTGGCGACGAATTCCCAGACCAGATGGACGCCATTCATGCCCTGAAGGCGAAAAGCCCGGAGTTTGCGCATGTTTTGACGGAATATGACGCGGTGAACGACAAGATTCATCGGTCCGAGACACGTCTCGACGCCATTTCCGAAGCAGCCGAGGCCGATCTGCGCCGCCAGCGGCTGATGTTAAAAGACAAGATCGTGGCATCGCTCCGCAACGCGTGA